One region of Pogona vitticeps strain Pit_001003342236 chromosome 1, PviZW2.1, whole genome shotgun sequence genomic DNA includes:
- the EPHA7 gene encoding ephrin type-A receptor 7 isoform X10, which translates to MVFQTRLSWIILCCIWLLRFAHTGEAQAAKEVILLDSKAQQTELEWISSPPNGWEEISGLDENYTPIRTYQVCQVMEPNQNNWLRTNWIAKGNAQRIFVELKFTLRDCNSLPGVLGTCKETFNLHYYETDYDTGRSIRENLYVKIDTIAADESFTQGDLGERKMKLNTEVREIGPLSKKGFYLAFQDVGACIALVSVKVYYKKCWSIIENLAIFPDTVTGSEFSSLVEVRGTCVSSAEEEAENSPRMHCSAEGEWLVPIGKCICKAGFQQKGDTCELFIELRVGHKACRRMEE; encoded by the exons ATGGTTTTTCAAACTAGGCTGTCTTGGATTATTTTATGTTGCATCTGGCTGCTTCGCTTTGCACACACGGGGGAGGCACAGGCTGCAAAAGAAG tAATATTGTTGGACTCTAAAGCACAACAGACAGAGTTGGAATGGATTTCTTCTCCTCCTAACGGG TGGGAAGAAATCAGTGGACTGGATGAAAACTACACGCCTATACGAACATACCAGGTATGCCAAGTcatggaaccaaaccaaaataacTGGCTTCGGACTAACTGGATCGCAAAAGGCAATGCACAAAGGATTTTTGTAGAACTAAAATTTACTCTAAGGGATTGTAATAGTCTTCCTGGAGTCCTGGGGACATGTAAAGAAACTTTCAACTTGCATTATTATGAAACAGACTATGACACTGGCAGGAGTATCAGAGAAAACCTGTATGTAAAAATAGATACTATTGCAGCTGATGAAAGCTTTACCCAAGGTGACCTTggggagagaaaaatgaaacTTAATACAGAGGTAAGAGAGATTGGACCTCTGTCCAAAAAAGGATTCTACCTTGCATTTCAGGATGTAGGTGCCTGCATTGCTTTGGTTTCTGTCAAAGTATACTACAAGAAGTGCTGGTCCATTATTGAGAACTTAGCTATTTTTCCAGATACAGTGACTGGGTCAGAGTTCTCCTCCTTAGTTGAGGTCCGAGGAACTTGTGTCAGCAGTGCGGAAGAAGAGGCGGAGAATTCTCCCAGAATGCACTGTAGTGCAGAGGGAGAATGGTTAGTACCTATTGGGAAGTGTATCTGCAAAGCTGGTTTCCAACAAAAAGGGGACACATGTGAAC